The DNA segment ACCAATAAATCCTTCGAATACATCTGCAAGTAGCGCTGGACGAACTCGCCCTCCCGTTACTTCTTCACCTTTTCCCAGTAGAACAAGTTTGCCAAAGTCTAGCTCCGTTGCAAATCTTGCAAGTGATGGTTCACAAACAATCGAAGCACGAAGCTTGGTCATGTCACCCTCACTCATGTTCTTGTACTTTTTGTACAGGTATTGGGAAACGGCAAGTTCTAAAACTGCATCTCCGAGGAATTCTAGTCGCTCATTATCAGTCGCGGCATATAAGCGATGCTCATTCACATAAGATGAATGCGTAAAAGCCTGAATTAATAACTTACGGTTTTCAAACGTTAATCCGGTTCGGACTAGCAGGTCATCAAATTGACGCTTTTGTTCTTCGGACAAAATCAGACGACGTCCACCGCCTTTTTTGTCATGATTTCTTGATTTACGATAAGGCTTTGATTGATGTGGCATGGTGACCTCCAACACGGAAAATAAACTTACACCTAAATTGTATCAAAGTTTTTGCAAAAAGCTAAGCAAAAATTACAAAGTTCTGCTCACAGATCATAAATAAATCCCATATGGCAGAAGCCACATGGGATTAACTAGATTACTGCTGGCTGTCTATGTAAGAAATAACGTCTCCAACAGTTGCAATTTTTTCTGCTTCTTCATCAGAAATTTCAATGTCAAATTCGTCTTCAAGTTCCATTACAAGTTCCACCACATCTAGTGAATCTGCTCCTAAATCATCTTTAAAAGATGCCTCAGGTTTAACTTGCGCCTCATCAATATCAAGACGGTCGACAACAATTTTAGTCACACGTGAAAGTGTATCTGCCATGTTCATTCACCTCCTCTCAAAATAGCTTGTATCTCAGCTAGATGAATTCTAACGGCATTTTAAGAACCTGTCAAGAAGCACTTTGCCGCCTCATTCATCTAGGGCATTACTAACCCGCCATCTACATGTAGTGTTTGACCAGTCATATAGTCTGCATCACTGCTTGCTAGGAAACGAACAACAGACGCCACTTGCTTAGCTTCTCCAAGGGCTCCTAGAGGAATTTGAGTCAGGTACTGCGCTTTTACTTCCTCACTTAGTACCTCAGTCATATCGCTCTCAATAAAGCCTGGTGCTACCGCATTTACATGAATGTTCCGGTTAGCAAGCTCTTTAGCCATTGATTTTGTCAGGCCAATTACACCCGCTTTGGCGGCAACATAATTGGCTTGTCCTGCATTACCCATAACAGCAACCACAGAAGAAACATTGATGATACGTCCATAACGTTGCTTCATCATTTGTCTGGATACACCTTTTGCACAGTTAAATACACCTTTTAAATTGGTGTTCACTACCGCATCCCAGTCATCTTCCTTCATACGCATAAGTAAATTGTCTCTTGTAATCCCTGCATTATTAACTAGAATATCAATTCGACCAAATGTTTCGATTGACTGCTTAATAAGCGCTTGAACCTGCTCGGAGTCTGCAACGTCTGCTTGTACAGCAATCGCTTCTCCGCCTAATTGTTTAATGTCTTCAACAACCTGCTCCGCTCTTTCCTTGCTTCCTGCATAATTTACGACGATTTTGGCGCCCTTTTCAGCGAGCTCCATTGCAATGGCTTGTCCTAGCCCTCTGGATGCGCCTGTTACGATGGCTACTTGTTCTTTTAACATCATGCATCCCCCTTTAGTTCCGCTGCTACGTCTTCCACACTATTACGATCAGATACCGCGTAAGCTGCAACACTACGATCAATTTTTCTCATAAGTCCTGTTAATACATTTCCAGAGCCAATCTCAATAAATGTATCTACTCCAAGATCAATGAGGTGCTTAATACTCTCTTCCCAGCGAACAGAGGAGTAGACCTGCTCCACAAGTTGCTCTCGAATCGCTTCACCAGAGGTCGTTTCTTTTGCCGTAACATTTGCAATCACTGGTGTTTGTATATCTTGAATCTCTTTGTTTGCTAGAAGTGCAGCTAGTTTCTCAGCAGCAGGCTTCATTAGACTTGAATGGAACGGGCCACTTACTTGTAGTGGCAATACACGCTTTGCTCCGGCCTCACGCGCTAGTTCACCCGCTTGCTCCACTCCCTTTGCCGTCCCTGAAATAACAATTTGCCCAGGGCAGTTTAAGTTTGCAAGCTCAGCCACTTCCCCTGTACTTGCTACATCCTCACTAATCTTACGTAGGCTATCAGCGTCTAGACCTAAGACAGCTGCCATTGAGCCTACACCAAATGGAACAGCCTCTTCCATAAAGAGTCCTCTGTTATGCACAGATTCAATAGCCGTTTCGTATGACATTGCTCCTGCTGCTGCAAGCGCACTGTACTCACCTAAACTGTGACCTGCTACATAATCAGGTTTAATTCCAGCTTCTTTCACTAACTCAAGAACGGCCAAACTCATTGTTACAAGAGCCGGTTGTGTATTCTCTGTTCGTCTAAGTGACTCTTCTGGCCCCTCTTTCATCACTTGACTTAACGAATACCCTAGTGTTTGATCAGCAAGGTCAAAAATGTGTTTGCTGGATGCTTCTGTTTCGTACAACTCAGCTCCCATTCCCACTTTTTGTGACCCTTGACCTGGAAATAAAAACGCAATTTTACCCATTATGACTCTCCCTTTTCTTCCTCTGCTTGAGGCATTTTTGCAAGCTCTGCTTTCACGAGGGCGGCAACCTGCTGTTCTACCATCAGTTTGGCTTGTCGAATAGCATGGAATATCGCTGTTTCATCAGAGGATCCATGTGCTTTGATTACAGGTGAACGTAAGCCAAATAATCCGGCTCCACCGTATTCAGAGTAGCTCATCTGTGTTTTGATATCGCGAAATGTAGGCTTTAGGACTCCTGCAGCCAGCTTGTTTTTTACGGATTTAGTCAGCTCTTGTTTGATTAATCCAAAGAGCGATGAAGCGGTTCCTTCAATTGTCTTTAAAACGAGATTTCCCGAAAACCCGTCACAAACAACAACATCTGCAACTCCTTCTAACAAGTCACGCGCTTCTACATTGCCGATAAAATGAAGGTCTGATTGCTCAAGCAAAGGAAACGTTGCTTTTGTTAACTCGTTCCCTTTTCCACTTTCTGTTCCTACGTTTAGAAGACCTACCCGAGGCTTTGACACATTTTTCACAAGCTGCATATACGTACTTCCAATAACAGCGTGCTGCAAAAGATGCTGTGGCTTAGCATCCATATTTGCGCCAACATCTAAAAGGAGAAAGCCACTCCCACCCATTGTTGGTAGCATAGGAGCAAGGGCAGGGCGATCAACGCCTTTAATTCGACCAACATGCAAAAGTCCCGCAGTCATTAATGCACCTGTATTACCAGACGAGATACAGGCATCCGCTCTGCCTTCCTTTACTTCACGCACAGCGAGAACCATAGAAGCGTCCTTTTTCCTTCTGACCGCGTGAGTTGGCTTATCGGTGTCTTCGATCTTTTCTGTTGTATGTATAATCGAAATTCGTTCTTCATTTGTAAGATGGGAACGAATTGATTGTTCATCCCCAATTAAGGTGATTTCAAGTTCTTTAAATTCTTGAACAGCTCTCATTGCGCCAACTGTTTGCGCGCGAGGTGCATGATCTCCACCCATTGCGTCTAGAGCAATTTTCACTCAGCTTCCTCCTTCATATTCAAGACTCTGTCTTTGGACTTGAACGGTACATAATAAATTCCCCTTGGAACACTTTTTCTTTTTCCACATAGCTCTCAACGGAAACCATTGTTCTTTCTTTTTCAAGACGCGTGACAGTTGCTTTTGCAACAACTCTTTCTCCGCTTCTTACTTGACGCTTAAACCTAATTGTCGCTTTAGCCGTTAACGCCAGTTCGTCGTTAATGACGGCAACAGCTAGAGAGTTCGCCTGCGCAAACAAATAATGTCCACGAGCAATTCCTGACTTACTAAACACTTCATCCTTACTCACTTCAAAGATCGATATGGCTCTTTCATCTAGTTGCAAATCTATAATTTCACCAAAAACTTCTTCTGCAGAAATGGATTGTAATTCATCTAATTGCCTTTCGGCGACGCCTTTAATTCGTTCACGCAACTCCGGGATGGACAGCTCCATACGGTCTAGTCGTATTGTTTGAATACTTACTTCAAAATGAACCGCAAGTTCTTCGTCTGTCATAAACGGGTGTTGCTGTAAGGTCTCCTGAAGAAGGGCCTGCCTGTCCTTTTTTTTACGTCTCATTCTTAGCTGTCCCCCTTTTCCCTGACCGAAACTACTCTTATGACTAGGTCCTAAGAGTAGTATAAACATGAATGTTGTTTGATTTCAACTGCTAATCTAGTTTACCTTGATCGAGCGCACCCGTTGTTTCTAGATACTCTCTTAACCATTGATACTCAGGATCCTCCCAGAAATGCGTGGATTCAACCAACGCCTGTGCATCCTGTCTTGCCACTTCAAGTGTGCGATAATCGTGAACAACATCTGCTACCTTAAAATCTGGCAGCCCACTTTGCTTGGCTCCAAAGAAATCTCCCGGCCCCCGTAGCTCAAGGTCTCTTTCTGATAAAACAAATCCATCATTTGTTTCAGTCATAATTCGCATCCGTTCGCGCCCATTTTCCGTTTTCGGATCAGCAAGTAACACACAATAGGATTGTGCATCCCCCCGGCCAACTCGACCACGTAATTGGTGAAGCTGAGCCAGTCCAAAACGGTCCGCATCATAAATGACCATCATGGTTGCATTTGGGACGTTAACTCCTACCTCGACAACGGTCGTGGAAACAAGCACCTGCGTTTTATTTTGATCAAAGAGTCCCATGACCTCGTCTTTTTCATCAGAGCTCAACCTGCCATGCATTAAGCCTACAGCAAAGCGTTCTTTAAAATACCCGGTTAAAATTTGGTGCACATCCAAAGCATTCTGAACATCAAGCATTTCAGATTCTTCAATAAGTGGACAAATCACATAGGCTTGTCGCCCTTGCTGTAACTCACGCTCAACAAATCCCAGAACACGATCAAGCATGTCATGCTTCGCCCAGTAGGTTTCGATTGGCTTTCTACCAGCAGGCATTTCATCAAGAATTGAAACATCCATATCACCAAAGACAGAAATGGCAAGAGTTCTTGGGATCGGAGTTGCTGTCATAAAGAGCACATCAACATGCTCTCCCTTACTACGGAGTTGCCTTCGCTGATTCACACCAAATCGGTGCTGCTCATCTGTGATCGCAAAGCCTAGCCGGTTAAACACAACATCATCTTGTATTAACGCATGTGTACCAACGGCCAAATCAATGGCACCATCTGCTAAATCTTGAAGCAATTCACGACGACGTTTCCCTTTAAGAGAACCGCTAAATAGCTCCACTCGTTTTCCTAACGGCTCTAGCCAGCCTTTTAGTGATTCTAAATGCTGTTCAGCCAGAATCTCTGTTGGAACCATAAGTGCTGTCTGATACCCCTCACACATCACACCGTACAAGCAGGCAGCGGCAACTACCGTTTTCCCGGAGCCTACGTCACCTTGCAACAAACGGTTCATTTGGTAAGGGGATGCTAAATCACGAACGACTTCTTGAATAACACGCTGCTGAGCATTTGTTAATGGAAAAGGCAAGGATCCAATGAATGTGTTTAGAATTTCTTGGTCAACCGTTATCGCCTGTCCACTACTTTGTTCTCGTTGAACTTTTCTAAATAGCTGCATCTTTAATTGAAACGCTAGAAATTCCTCATACACCATACGTCTTCTCGCTTGTTTTACAGCCCCTTGATCAGTTGGGTGATGGAGCTGAGTCACAGCTACTTGCTTAGATACAAGCTTATACTTTGTTCGAACCGACTCAGGCAGTGGCTCAGGTAGTTCTTGGCCAAATTGCTTTAATGCTTGCGAGATGGCTCCTTTAATCATCTTACTTGGGACAGTCCCTGAAGCGGAATATACAGGTTCAATGGTTTGTTCCTGTTCCATCACACCTTGGTGAAGTTCTGTTCCGGTAATCGTCATACGGTGGCGATCCCATTTTCCAGAAACCGTTACTTCTGCGCTAACTGCTAATTGTTTTTTTAGAAACCCTCGATTAAAAAACGTAACGGTAACAAGCAATTTTCCTACAAGCATTCGGAATGATAAACGGTTTTTCTTTTTTCCATAGTATCGGACAGAAGGCTCACTATGGATAGTCCCAATAACCGTAACTCGTTCATCATGCTCTGCAGATTGAAGATCCTTTACTTTGTAATCTTCATATCTGAAAGGAAAATACTCAAGAAGATCCCCAACTGTTTTAAGCTTTAATCCTTCAAACAGTTTTGCCCTCTCTTCGCCGATACCAGTTACATCTGTAATCGGGCGTTTATGAGGATTTATACTCATTTGTCCATCGACACTCCAAATATTTCAGCTTCAAGTCTACGCCCTGTTGGTGTTGCTGCAAGTCCGCCCTGAGCTGTTTCTTTTAAGGCAACTGGCATCGTTTGACCAATACGATACATGGCATCAATCACTTCATCACATGGAATACGGCTTGTAATACCAGCTAGCGCCATGTCAGCTGCAGTAATGGCCACAGAGGCACCCATTGCATTACGTTTTACACAAGGAACTTCAACTAATCCAGCTACCGGATCACAGACAAGTCCTAGCAGATTCTTAAGTGCGATCGCAAGCGCCTCTCCTGATTGTTCTGGAGTTCCGCCCGCCAATTGTACAAGTGCCGCTGCTGCCATTGCTGACGCAGAACCTACTTCTGCTTGACAACCACCAGCCGCTCCGGATATGGACGCATTGTTGGCAATGACAAAACCAAATGCACCCGCTGCAAACAAATAATCAATCATTTCATCGTCAGTTGGTTGTAGTCTGTTTTGCATTCCAAATAGTACACCCGGTACTACTCCAGCTGCTCCTGCTGTAGGCGTTGCACAAATCGTACCCATCGCCGCATTAACTTCATTTGTAGCCATCGCCTTACTGACTGAATCAAGTAAGTTATCTCCACCGAGCGTGTTTCCTTTTGCGATATACGCTTGCAGCTTTTTCGCATCGCCGCCGGTTAACCCAGATACGGATTTAATATCTTCCGTCGTTCCTCTCTTTACCGCTGCTTTCATGACATCTAAGTTTGCGCGCATTCGCTCAATGACTTGCTCACGCGACCGTCCTGTTTCTTCCACTTCTTGTTGTATCATCACTTCGGCAATGGAAATCTCATCAGATACGGCTCTTTCTATTAATTCAGCTGCATTCCGAAACATAATAACCCTCCTATTCTTATTCGTGAATATTTGATACTAATTTTATATTTGGCAGTGAGGAGAGCTCATCTAGTAACTTTTGTTCAACATTTTGGTCAACTTCCATTACCATTAAGGCCTCTTCTCCTTTTTCTCTTCTTGATACTTCCATATGTCCGATATTCATTTCATATTTTGCTAGTAAATTTGAGACTGCTGCAATTACACCGTAACGATCATGATGCACAACAAAAATCGCTGGATGGTTTCCAGATAAACGTAGCTTAAACCCATTCATCTCAATGATCTCAATTTTACCGCCGCCAATCGAAATGCCTACCAGCTCCATTGATTTCTGCTCGTTTTCAAGGACAATTCGCATTGTATTAGGATGATCCGTGATGGCATCTTCTTCATGGAATGAAACGGCAATCCCAGCTTTTTTCGCTAACATTTCTGATTGCTGGATTCTAGGATCGTGTGTATCAAAATCTAGGATGCCCCCAACGACTGCTACATCGGTTCCATGTCCTTTATAGGTTTGTGCAAACGAGCCATATAAATAGATGTTTGCCTCTGTTGGATTGCCGTTAAATAACGTACGGGCAACACGTCCAATTCTAGCAGCACCAGCAGTGTGCGAGCTAGAAGGACCAATCATAATAGGACCAATAATATCAAAAACGGTCCGATATTTCATATCGAATCCCTCTCTCTTTCGTAAAAAAAGACTGACCTGAATGGAAGCGTCAGTCTTTTTAAAGAATTTATTTGTTCGTAGCTTTTGTACAAGAAATAGAAACAGTTCCTGGACCTACATGAGCACCAATAACTGCTCCAATCGATGTAATCACAACAGATTCCACCTGACATTCTTGTTTCACTCGATCTATTAACTCATTCGCAAGCTCTTCATTTAGTGCATGAGACGCTCCAATATGAATTGGTTCATCTCCATATTGTTCTTTAATTGCTTCAATAATTCGAGCTACTGCTTTTTTAGGTCCGCGAGCCTTATCAAACGGATAAACCTCGCCCTCTTTAGATAATGAAAGAATCGGTTTAACCTTTAATAAGGAACCTAAAATGGCCGAAGCCTTTCCAATACGCCCGTTCTTCTGAAGATATTGTAAGGTATCTACCAAGAAATAAACAGTCGTCTCTTGTAATAAATGTTCTAATTGTTCATCTAAAACGTTAACAGGCTGGCCTTCATTAGCCATTCTGGCCATCTCAGCCACAATAATACCAATCGCATAAGAAGCCTGCTTAGAATCAATCACTCGAATATCAAGCTTATCTTCTAATGCTTGTTTGGCAATGGTTGCTGATTGAAATGTACCACTTAGTTTCGAAGATAAGTGAATCGAATAAATCACTTCAGCTCCGTCTGAATGAAGAGACCGATATAGTTGTTCAAATTGATGCGGAGTTGGCTGAGACGTTGTTGGCATGACCGCATCCGTCTTTAGCTTCTCGTAAAAATCTTTTGGACTTAATGTCACTCCGTCTTCATAGGTTTCTACTTCAGAAAACACTACGTTTAAAGGAATTACTTCAATTCCCCATTGATCTACGAGCTCCCGAGGAATATCGGCTGTACTGTCTGTAACTATTCGTATCTTTGACATTGGTACATCCCTCCTTTTCTGCTGAGCTCATTATTCAACAGAAAAAATATAAGAATATAATGGCTGATCCCCTTGATGAATATCGAGTTCAACATCCGTAAATGTGTCTTCAAGATATTGAATCAACGCTTTGGTTTCACGTTCTGATACATCTTCACCTGCCAAAACGGTAACCATCTCACTGTCTTCATCGATCATATGAGAAAGAAGCTCCTTGGCCGCTTCAACTAGATCCTTGTGAGTGTTCACGATTTTTTTATCGGCAATGCCAATATAATCGTCTTTTTGAATTTGCAAGCCTTCAATTTGTGTGTCTCGAACGGCATACGTTACCTGACCTGACTTTACTGCTTTCATCGCTTCATTCATATGAGACGCATTCTTTTCAATATCAATCGAAGGGTTAAATGCAAGCAAAGCTGCCAGTCCCTGTGGCACCGTTTTTGACGGAATCACGATGGCTTTTGAGTCCACAACGTCAGCTGCCTGTTCTGCAGCCATTATAATATTACCGTTGTTTGGCAGAATCAATATATTTTTCGCATTCACTTTGTTAATTGCGCTAACAATATCCTCGGTGCTTGGATTCATGGTTTGACCGCCTTGAATGACCTCTTGTGCACCTAATCCCTTAAAGAGTTTAGAAACTCCTTCGCCCATCGAAACGGTTACAATTCCAAACTCACTTTTAGGCGTTTCTTTTTGTGTCTCCGCTTGTTCGGAAGCACCATAAAATGCCTGTGTTTCATCAAGAAGATGCGTATGCTGCTCTCGCATATTCTCAATCTTAATATTAATAAAATCACCGTAACGTTGCGCGCGAGATAAGACCTCACCCGGATATTCTGCGTGAATATGAACTTTGAGTAAGTCTTCATCAGATACCACAAGTAATGAATCACCAATCTCACTTAATTCATTACGGAAATCTTCTTCAATAAATGCTTCGTTTTTCAGACGTTCTTGATCAAAACGAACCATGACTTCTGTGCAATAGCCAAATTCAATATCTTCCGTCGCCATGTGGCTTTGCGCTGATTGATGATGGTGTTCAATTTTAACCAGGTCGTCCATATTAGGAGTGACTGGCTGCTGATCTTTTAACTTTTTTCCTTCAAGAACAGCAAGAAACCCTTCATAGATGTATAGCAAGCCCTGTCCACCAGAATCTACTACGCCCACTTCTTTTAAAACAGGCAGAAGATCCGGTGTCCGCTTTAAGGATGCTTTAGCTTCTTTAATCAAATCACTCATAACAACGATGATGTCATCGTTCTTCTTAGCAGATTTTACAGCTTGTTTGGCTGAGTCCTTGGCAACCGTTAGGATCGTTCCTTCTACAGGTTTAATAACCGCCTTATATGCCGTTTCAACGCCTTTTTCAAACGCTTTGGCGAAGTCTTCAGCATTTAGTTTCTCCTTGCCTTCTACTGCTTTAGAAAACCCTCTAAAAAGCTGAGATAAAATGACTCCTGAATTTCCTCTAGCCCCCATTAACAAACCTTTAGCAAAGGAAGCAGCGATAGTCGCTGCATCCTTTGCCGTTTGTGCTTGCACTTCCTTCACACCTGATGTGATTGAAAGATTCATATTTGTCCCTGTATCACCGTCTGGGACTGGAAACACATTTAGGGAGTCCACAATCTTAACGTGCCTCGATAAATTATCCGCTCCCTCAATAAACATATGAGCAAGCTTATTTGCTTCTAGTCTCTTAACCGTCACAACATTTCCTCCTAACTACCCCTAAGTGTTTAACACTCGAACACCTTGTACAAAGATGTTAACAGAACCAACATCTAATCCAAGCATCTGTTCCAGTTGATATTTCACTTTTGTTTGTACGTTATGTGCTACTTCAGAAATTTTAGTACCGTAGCTTACGATAATATACATATCAATATGAATGTCCTCTTCTACCTCGCGAATTACGACGCCTCGACGGAAATTCTCTTTACCCAGTAAATCAGACAAACCATCTTTTATTTGTTTTTGTGAAGCCATACCAACGATTCCATAGCAGTCAACCGCTGCTCCACCGGCTACCGTTGCGACAACATCTCTTGAAACATCTACCATTCCAAGTTGAGTTTTCATTTCAATAGACATATGTATCCTCCTTTAAGAACTGCACATTAGCTTTATTTTACTATACATTAGGCGAATAGGAAAGAAACAATAGGAGTGTCAAGGATTCTCCCTTGATAAAGTTGTTACTTTCTATTGCTTTCTCTTTATGCCTATGCTAAGATATTCGAGTATGAATTGGTCTCATCGTAAGGTGGAATGAATAAGGAGGTGCAAGTCATGGCCCGTGTTTGTCATATTACAGGCAAAAAAGCCCGTACTGGTAATAAGCGTTCTCACGCTTTAAACAAAACTAAGCGCCGTTGGGGAGTTAACGTACAAAAGGTACGTATTCTTGTAGACGGTAAGCCGAAACGCGTATACGTTTCAGCTCGCGCGCTTAAATCAGGAAAAGTACAACGTGTTTAATTGAACCTAGCAAAAAAGCACCGTATATTCGGTGCTTTTTTGCTAGGCTTTTTTAAATGAACTAAGTACAGCCCTCACAAATCCACCGAGAAACTTGGGCAGCTTGATAGTATAAAACTTCATGGCTCCTCCTCCTTAGCGAAATTCGCCAACACAGCTGATCACAACGTGACAACGAGATGTGTTAAAATTCTTACCGATTTCTAACGCTTGCGTCACACTAAGCTTTCTCCCCCAAAAATGAATGAATAAAGCCTACGTTGTCTTCCGAGAACAGCCAAGCTATTCTTTACCACCATGCTATGCCCTAAAACTCCAAAACAGAACTATTATTGCGTCACAGATTGAGAGTTGCGAATGTCTTGGATCGCTTTGCGACGATCAGACTCACCAAAAATGGCTGATCCAGCAACAAGGACAGTAGCACCAGCGTCAAGGCAGGCCTTGGCTGTTTGAGTATTAACTCCTCCGTCAACTTCTACTTCAAAGGAATACCCATCACGTTTACTGTATGCAGCGAGCTCTGAAATATTGCCTAAAACTCCCTCAATAAACTGTTGTCCGCCAAACCCAGGGTTTACCGACATTTGCAGGACAAGATCCACATCTTTTAAAATGGGGACAACTGAACTGACTGGTGTGGCTGGATTTAAGACAATACCTGCCTTCACCCCGTGCTGTTTAATCAATTGAATGGTTCTATGTAGATGTGTGCATGCCTCAACATGAACAGAAATAATATCAGCTCCTGCTTTTGCAAACGCTTCTATGTATTGGTCCGGATTTGAGAGCATCAAATGAACATCCAATGGTAGTTTTGTATACGGTCTAATGGCTTCTACGATTAACGGTCCGATTGTTAAATTTGGTACAAAATGTCCATCCATTGCATCCACATGAATATAGTCAGCACCACTTGCTTCTACATCTTGAATTTCTGCTCCAAGTTTTGCAAAATCGGCTGATAAAATAGAAGGAGCGATTTTAATCATGTTAGTATCTCCTTTTTCTCTGATGAATTTCGTCTAAAAATGATAGATAATGCTCATATCGATATGATTGAATTGCACCTTCCTGTACTGCATCTTTTACTGCGCATTTCGGTTCGGATGTATGCAAACACCCACGAAATTTACAATCCGGTAACCGTTTTGCAATTTCAGGAAAATTAAGGCCCAGGTCCTCTGCTTCAATCTCTGTGAACTCAACCGAACTAAATCCTGGTGTATCAGCTACTAAACCAGTGCCAATACTCAATAATTCTACATGTCTAGTTGTATGCTTACCACGGCCTAGATGGGTAGAGATTTCGTCGGTTTCAATTTGCAAATTAGGCTTTAATGCATTTAATAAAGACGATTTCCCCACTCCGGATTGACCTGCTACAACAGAAACACGGTCATTCAGATCTGGCATCAACCATTCCACACCCTGCTCGTCTTCTTTAGACGTTAATCGAACACGGTACCCGATTGCTTCGTAGTCCTTAACGTAGTTACGAATCTCTGCTTCCTGCTCTGAATTTACTAAATCCATTTTACTTATTAAAATGACTGGTTCAATTCCACTTGCTTCGATGTGGACTAAAAATCGGTCAAGTAACAACGTGCTAAATTCAGGCTCTAGGGCAGAGAACACGAGTAGAACTTGATCAACATTCGCTATAGGAGGACGAACCAATTCGTTCTTCCGCTCTAGTAATTCCATGATATAGCCGTCTGTGATGTTTTCAGCCTCATATTCCACGCGGTCTCCAACTAAAGGCTTGCGCTTCTGCTTACGGAACAATCCCCGACCTCGACATTGAATATACGAATCTCCATCTTGCACATAATAAAATCCACTAAGTGATTTTACGATTAATCCATTTGGCATAAAAACCTTCTTTCTCGTTCATTTATTAGAGTTGATGCGTGTCTTTGTGTGAAAAACTTAGCAAATGAGATGGAGCTAGGACAAAACATAAATTCGCTTATGAAAACACGAATTAAGCAACTTAACCGCTACAGGAGAATCCCTCGCACCCGCGGGTACGGCCTCAGCCACATCCGCGAAAAACCGTCGCTCCTGTGTCTTCACCGCGCACTTATCCACAGGAGTCTCGGGTTCACACCCGCTCGTTTAGTTAAATACGAATGTCGAATGATTTGA comes from the Alkalihalobacillus sp. FSL W8-0930 genome and includes:
- the rnc gene encoding ribonuclease III, whose protein sequence is MPHQSKPYRKSRNHDKKGGGRRLILSEEQKRQFDDLLVRTGLTFENRKLLIQAFTHSSYVNEHRLYAATDNERLEFLGDAVLELAVSQYLYKKYKNMSEGDMTKLRASIVCEPSLARFATELDFGKLVLLGKGEEVTGGRVRPALLADVFEGFIGALYLDQGLDAVYLFLSQTMYPKINEGAFSHKMDFKSQLQEFIQRDGLGVLQYVIIQERGPAHDREFVSEVQLNGTPLGDGIGRSKKEAEQLAAKLALEKLNANTRSR
- the acpP gene encoding acyl carrier protein, whose translation is MADTLSRVTKIVVDRLDIDEAQVKPEASFKDDLGADSLDVVELVMELEDEFDIEISDEEAEKIATVGDVISYIDSQQ
- the fabG gene encoding 3-oxoacyl-[acyl-carrier-protein] reductase, giving the protein MLKEQVAIVTGASRGLGQAIAMELAEKGAKIVVNYAGSKERAEQVVEDIKQLGGEAIAVQADVADSEQVQALIKQSIETFGRIDILVNNAGITRDNLLMRMKEDDWDAVVNTNLKGVFNCAKGVSRQMMKQRYGRIINVSSVVAVMGNAGQANYVAAKAGVIGLTKSMAKELANRNIHVNAVAPGFIESDMTEVLSEEVKAQYLTQIPLGALGEAKQVASVVRFLASSDADYMTGQTLHVDGGLVMP
- the fabD gene encoding ACP S-malonyltransferase, which codes for MGKIAFLFPGQGSQKVGMGAELYETEASSKHIFDLADQTLGYSLSQVMKEGPEESLRRTENTQPALVTMSLAVLELVKEAGIKPDYVAGHSLGEYSALAAAGAMSYETAIESVHNRGLFMEEAVPFGVGSMAAVLGLDADSLRKISEDVASTGEVAELANLNCPGQIVISGTAKGVEQAGELAREAGAKRVLPLQVSGPFHSSLMKPAAEKLAALLANKEIQDIQTPVIANVTAKETTSGEAIREQLVEQVYSSVRWEESIKHLIDLGVDTFIEIGSGNVLTGLMRKIDRSVAAYAVSDRNSVEDVAAELKGDA
- the plsX gene encoding phosphate acyltransferase PlsX is translated as MKIALDAMGGDHAPRAQTVGAMRAVQEFKELEITLIGDEQSIRSHLTNEERISIIHTTEKIEDTDKPTHAVRRKKDASMVLAVREVKEGRADACISSGNTGALMTAGLLHVGRIKGVDRPALAPMLPTMGGSGFLLLDVGANMDAKPQHLLQHAVIGSTYMQLVKNVSKPRVGLLNVGTESGKGNELTKATFPLLEQSDLHFIGNVEARDLLEGVADVVVCDGFSGNLVLKTIEGTASSLFGLIKQELTKSVKNKLAAGVLKPTFRDIKTQMSYSEYGGAGLFGLRSPVIKAHGSSDETAIFHAIRQAKLMVEQQVAALVKAELAKMPQAEEEKGES
- the fapR gene encoding transcription factor FapR, which codes for MRRKKKDRQALLQETLQQHPFMTDEELAVHFEVSIQTIRLDRMELSIPELRERIKGVAERQLDELQSISAEEVFGEIIDLQLDERAISIFEVSKDEVFSKSGIARGHYLFAQANSLAVAVINDELALTAKATIRFKRQVRSGERVVAKATVTRLEKERTMVSVESYVEKEKVFQGEFIMYRSSPKTES
- the recG gene encoding ATP-dependent DNA helicase RecG; translated protein: MNPHKRPITDVTGIGEERAKLFEGLKLKTVGDLLEYFPFRYEDYKVKDLQSAEHDERVTVIGTIHSEPSVRYYGKKKNRLSFRMLVGKLLVTVTFFNRGFLKKQLAVSAEVTVSGKWDRHRMTITGTELHQGVMEQEQTIEPVYSASGTVPSKMIKGAISQALKQFGQELPEPLPESVRTKYKLVSKQVAVTQLHHPTDQGAVKQARRRMVYEEFLAFQLKMQLFRKVQREQSSGQAITVDQEILNTFIGSLPFPLTNAQQRVIQEVVRDLASPYQMNRLLQGDVGSGKTVVAAACLYGVMCEGYQTALMVPTEILAEQHLESLKGWLEPLGKRVELFSGSLKGKRRRELLQDLADGAIDLAVGTHALIQDDVVFNRLGFAITDEQHRFGVNQRRQLRSKGEHVDVLFMTATPIPRTLAISVFGDMDVSILDEMPAGRKPIETYWAKHDMLDRVLGFVERELQQGRQAYVICPLIEESEMLDVQNALDVHQILTGYFKERFAVGLMHGRLSSDEKDEVMGLFDQNKTQVLVSTTVVEVGVNVPNATMMVIYDADRFGLAQLHQLRGRVGRGDAQSYCVLLADPKTENGRERMRIMTETNDGFVLSERDLELRGPGDFFGAKQSGLPDFKVADVVHDYRTLEVARQDAQALVESTHFWEDPEYQWLREYLETTGALDQGKLD